The nucleotide window CCGCAGCCAAGCTGCTCAGCTTCATGGTCAATTCGCCCACCGCCGCAAAGTTGATCTTGGACAACCGGGGGATGCCGTTCCAGACCGAGGTGGCGAAGGCGATCGAGCCCGAACTTGACCAGTACGGCAAGGCCAACGCCGCCTACCTGACCGAGGTCGCCAAGAACGGGACCCCGACCGCACCGATCCCGCCCGCCGGCGGCTCGGCGCTCAACGACATCACCTCAAAGGAGGACTCCGACGTGCTGTTCGGCCGAGCCACCCCGGATGCCGCAGCCGAACAATGGCAGACCCAACTGCAACAGGCTCTGGCCGAGTCCAAGTAGCCCCCGATGCAATCCGCTGAATCCGCGCGGGACACCCGCCAGTAGGGTGCGGCGGGTGAACGCAACGCAGCTTGCCCAGGTGTTGGTGGACGCACGCCGGAGCGCGACCGGATTGACCGACTACCCGGGGCGGATGCCGACCGACCTCGACCAGGCCTACGCCATCCAGGATGCGGCGATGTCCCTGTGGCCGGACGAGCCCGTCGGCTGGAAGGCCGGTCTGATCGCGCCGCAGTTCCGGACTCCTGGCGGCGACGAACGATTGATCGGCCCGATCTGGAGCCGCTCGGTTCGATTGGTCGGCGACGCCGACTCGGACACTGCGTCCGCGACCGAACTCGAGTTGCCCGTCTACGCCGACGGTTTCGCGGCGGTGGAGGCCGAATTCGTGGTCCGGCTGGACGCGCCGGCGCCAGCAGGCGGATGGAACGCCGACGAGGTCGCGGCCCTGCCGCACACCGTCTTCGCCGGGATCGAGATCGCCAGCAGCCCGTTCCCGGGCATCAACGATCACGGTCCGGCGGTCACCGCCTCGGACTTCGGCAACAACGCCGGGCTGGTGGTCGGAGCTCAGTTGCCGGCCGATGCGGACCCGTCGATGATCGGCGTGCGGACCGAGTTGGACGGCGAGGAGGTCGGTCACCAGACCGGTGCGGCCATTCCAGGTGGCGTGCTGACCTCGGTCGCGCAGACGTTGAGCATCCTGGGCCGGCGTGGCCGGTCGGTGCCCGCCGGCACCTGGTTCGCCACCGGCGCGGTGACCGGAGTGCATGTCGCGCGAGTCGGCCAGTCGGCGAGGATCAGCTTCGGTGAGCTGCCGGCGCTGCGCTGCCGGTTGGTGCCCGCGGACGCCGCTTGACCGACGCCCACCGACGGAGGGGACCGGTCAGCCGCGGGCGGATCGCAGCGACTCGAGCAGTTGCGCCACCGTCGCCGACGGATCGTCCCCCTTGGTCAGGCCGGAGCCGAGTCCGACCGCGACCGCGCCGGCCCGGATCCAGTCCGCAGCCTGTTCCGGTGCGATGCCGCCGGTGGGCACACAGCGCAGTTGGGGCAGTGCCTGCAGCACGTCGGCCAACGTCTTCGGCGTCCACTGACTCGCCGGGAACACCTTCACCAGGTCGGCGCCCAGGGTCTGCGCCCGCACCATCTCGGTCGGCGTCGCTGTCCCGATCACGGTGGCGGCGCCGTACCGCTGAGCGGTGCTGATCACGCCCTCGTCCAGGGTCGGGGTGACCAGCAGCCGGGCACCGGCCAGGATCGCCATGCGGGCGGTAGCGGCATCGAGCACCGTGCCGGCGCCGAGCACGCATCCATCCGGAACCTCGGCCGCAAGTTCGGCGATCGCGTCGATCCCGTTGGGGGTGGTCAACGCGATCTCGACCACCGGTGTGCCGGCCGACCACAGCCGGCGCGCCAGCTCGACGGCGGGTTTCGCCCCGTCGGCGCGGACGATGGCGACGATCCCGGAATCGGTGATCGCACGGACGACCTCGTGTGGGCTCATGATCAACTTCGTCCCTCCTGCGACAACAGTTCGGTTGGTGTCAGCGGTCCACGTCGGCGCCGCGGCCGAGCACCCGGTCCAGTGTCGGCCGATTCGGCAGCCCCGGAGTGTCCCCGCGGGTGGCCACGACCATGGACGCGACGACTGACCCCGTGTGCAGCCTCAGTTCGGCGTCGGCCGCGGTGGTCGTTGCCGCGCCGGACAGCCAGGACGAGATCCATCCGGTGTTGAACGCGTCGCCGGCACCCACCGAATCCACCGCCGACACCGTCCGAACCCCGCCATGAACCGACTGCCCGGTGGCGCAGTGATACTCGGTCGAGCCGTTGCCGCCGTCCTTGACCACGACGATCTCCGCACCGCGGTCGGCATACCAACGCTGTGCCGGGATGCCGGGTGAGATCAACTCCGACTCGTCACGACCGGTCAGGATGATCTTGGCGTACCCGGCGAGCCGGCCGACGATCGTCGACCAACGATCCGCCTCGGCCAGCCGGAGGCGTACGTTCGGGTCGAGAGAGACCGTCGCCCCGGCCTCGGCGGCGATCGTCATGGCTGTGATCGTGGCCGCCAGCGCCGACTCCGACAACACCGCCGTGATGCCGGTGACGTGCAGCCACCGGGTAGCGGTGAGCAGGTCGACGGGAAGATCGTCGGGGGACAGCGCGGTCGCCGCGCTTGCGGCGCGCCGATACTCCACGGTGATCGGCGCTGCCTGCGGACTGTCTCGGATCAGCAGGCCCGTCGGTCGCTCCGGGTCGCTGATCAAGGCGGAGACGTCGATACCTTCGGCCCGCAATTCCCGGCGGATCCGTTCGCCGAAATTGTCGGCGCCGACGCGCCCGAAGTAGCCGACCCGGTGTCCGAGTCGAGCCAGACCGGTGGCGAGGTTGGACTCCGCGCCGGCGACCTGAAGGACGAAGTCGCGCGCGTTCGGCAGCGGTACGTCCCCGCCCGCCAGCAGCAGTGCCATCGGCTCCCCGAACGTCACCAGATCGAATTCGGGCATCGGCTCGGTTACCGGTCGACCCGGGCGCTGCCGCCGCCGGCGAGCTTGAGCACCTCGGCCTTGGTCACCATGGTCGTGTCGCCCGGTGTGGTCATCGCCAAGGCTCCGTGCGCGGCCCCGTACTCCACCGCGGTCTGCACCGGCTCGCCTTCCAGCAGTCCGTAGATCAGACCGGAGGCGAAGGAGTCGCCACCACCCACTCGATCCAGGATCTCCAGGTGCTCGCGGTGGGTGGCCACCGCGAAACCGTCGTCGCGGGACCAGGCGATCGCACCCCAGTCGTTGTCCGAGGCCGAATGCACCGTACGCAGGGTGGTTCCGATCACCTGGAAGTTCGGGTAGGTCCGCGCCGCCTCGGTGATCATCGACTTGAAGCTGTCGACCTGGAGGTTCTCCAGGTTGTCTCCGGCGTCGGCGACCTCGAAGCCCAGCGAGGCGGTGAAGTCCTCCTCGTTGCCGATCATCACGTCGATGTGCGGGGCGATCGCGGTGTTCACCTGCTGCGCCTTGGCCTGCCCGCCGATGGTCTTCCACAGGCTCGGCCGGTAGTTCAGGTCGTACGAGACGACGGTGCCGTGCTGCTTGGCCGCGGCGACCGCCTCGATCACCACCTCGGCGGTGGACTCGGACAGTGCGGCGAAGATGCCGCCGGTGTGCAGCCAGCGGACGCCGAGCTCGCCGAACAGGTGATCCCAGTCGACCTGACCGGGCCGGAGCTGGCTGATCGCGGTGTTGCCGCGATCGGAGACACCCACTGCGCCTCGTACGCCGAAACCGCGTTCGGTGAAGTTCAGGCCGTTGCGGACCTCGCGGCCGATGCCGTCGTAGGGCACCCAGTTGATGAACGAGGTGTCGACCCCGCCGGTGAGCATGAAGTCCTCGACCAGGCGACCGACCTCGTTGTCCGCCAGCGCGGTGACCGCCACTGCGCGTTGGGAGAACGCGCGCCGCAGGCCGCGGGCGACGTTGTATTCGCCGCCGCCCTCCCAGACCTTGAAGTTCCGGGCGGTGCGGATGCGTCCCTCGCCCGGATCCAGGCGAAGCATGATCTCGCCCAGGGAGGCGATGTCGTAGCGGCAATCGGCGGCGGGACGGATGGACAGTGACATGGAGTTCCTCGTCGAATTCGGGGTGGATCGAGATCGGGGGGTCAAGGTGGAGGCGGGGTCAGGCGCTGACGAGGGAGACGGCGTCGGCGGTGAGCCGGCTGACCTTGTCGAAGTCGCCGGCCGCGATCGCGTCGCGGGGCACCAT belongs to Microlunatus elymi and includes:
- a CDS encoding 2-keto-4-pentenoate hydratase; the encoded protein is MNATQLAQVLVDARRSATGLTDYPGRMPTDLDQAYAIQDAAMSLWPDEPVGWKAGLIAPQFRTPGGDERLIGPIWSRSVRLVGDADSDTASATELELPVYADGFAAVEAEFVVRLDAPAPAGGWNADEVAALPHTVFAGIEIASSPFPGINDHGPAVTASDFGNNAGLVVGAQLPADADPSMIGVRTELDGEEVGHQTGAAIPGGVLTSVAQTLSILGRRGRSVPAGTWFATGAVTGVHVARVGQSARISFGELPALRCRLVPADAA
- a CDS encoding sugar kinase produces the protein MSLSIRPAADCRYDIASLGEIMLRLDPGEGRIRTARNFKVWEGGGEYNVARGLRRAFSQRAVAVTALADNEVGRLVEDFMLTGGVDTSFINWVPYDGIGREVRNGLNFTERGFGVRGAVGVSDRGNTAISQLRPGQVDWDHLFGELGVRWLHTGGIFAALSESTAEVVIEAVAAAKQHGTVVSYDLNYRPSLWKTIGGQAKAQQVNTAIAPHIDVMIGNEEDFTASLGFEVADAGDNLENLQVDSFKSMITEAARTYPNFQVIGTTLRTVHSASDNDWGAIAWSRDDGFAVATHREHLEILDRVGGGDSFASGLIYGLLEGEPVQTAVEYGAAHGALAMTTPGDTTMVTKAEVLKLAGGGSARVDR
- a CDS encoding sugar kinase, with protein sequence MPEFDLVTFGEPMALLLAGGDVPLPNARDFVLQVAGAESNLATGLARLGHRVGYFGRVGADNFGERIRRELRAEGIDVSALISDPERPTGLLIRDSPQAAPITVEYRRAASAATALSPDDLPVDLLTATRWLHVTGITAVLSESALAATITAMTIAAEAGATVSLDPNVRLRLAEADRWSTIVGRLAGYAKIILTGRDESELISPGIPAQRWYADRGAEIVVVKDGGNGSTEYHCATGQSVHGGVRTVSAVDSVGAGDAFNTGWISSWLSGAATTTAADAELRLHTGSVVASMVVATRGDTPGLPNRPTLDRVLGRGADVDR
- a CDS encoding bifunctional 4-hydroxy-2-oxoglutarate aldolase/2-dehydro-3-deoxy-phosphogluconate aldolase — translated: MSPHEVVRAITDSGIVAIVRADGAKPAVELARRLWSAGTPVVEIALTTPNGIDAIAELAAEVPDGCVLGAGTVLDAATARMAILAGARLLVTPTLDEGVISTAQRYGAATVIGTATPTEMVRAQTLGADLVKVFPASQWTPKTLADVLQALPQLRCVPTGGIAPEQAADWIRAGAVAVGLGSGLTKGDDPSATVAQLLESLRSARG